A single region of the Roseivivax sp. THAF197b genome encodes:
- a CDS encoding HAD family hydrolase: protein MNLAMWSGPRNLSTALMYAFAARGDCTVWDEPFYAAYLDRTGLDHPMRAEIMDAGLRDPADVARRCASGANDKPLFYQKHMCQHMIAEMPRDWMEKATHVFLIRHPARVLASFAAKYEAAGLDDIGFVQQESLYQDAAKLGDTAPIVIDSSDILADPEAALRALCAALGIEYRNSMTSWPAGPKPFDGVWAPVWYASVHASTGFHGSERPLPKLEAPYDRIAEAALPYYERMRARALRIPKRKAD from the coding sequence ATGAACCTCGCGATGTGGTCCGGCCCGCGCAACCTTTCGACCGCGCTGATGTACGCGTTTGCGGCGCGCGGGGATTGTACGGTCTGGGACGAGCCCTTCTACGCGGCGTATCTTGATCGTACCGGTCTGGACCATCCGATGCGGGCCGAGATCATGGATGCAGGCCTGCGCGATCCCGCAGATGTGGCCCGCAGATGCGCTTCAGGGGCGAACGACAAGCCGTTGTTTTATCAAAAACATATGTGCCAGCACATGATCGCGGAGATGCCCCGCGATTGGATGGAAAAGGCCACGCATGTTTTCCTGATCCGGCATCCGGCGCGCGTGCTGGCGAGCTTCGCCGCGAAATATGAGGCGGCGGGCCTCGACGATATCGGTTTTGTGCAACAGGAAAGCCTTTACCAAGATGCGGCCAAGCTTGGCGATACCGCGCCGATTGTCATCGATTCCAGTGACATACTGGCCGATCCTGAAGCAGCTTTGCGCGCGCTTTGCGCAGCACTCGGGATCGAATACCGCAATTCCATGACCTCTTGGCCCGCAGGTCCGAAACCGTTCGACGGGGTCTGGGCACCGGTGTGGTATGCGTCGGTTCACGCCTCGACGGGGTTCCATGGATCCGAACGCCCCTTGCCGAAGCTGGAGGCCCCCTATGATCGGATCGCGGAGGCTGCACTTCCCTATTACGAGCGTATGCGCGCGCGGGCCCTTCGCATCCCGAAGCGCAAGGCGGACTAG
- a CDS encoding DUF1127 domain-containing protein, whose amino-acid sequence MSLMDLAFPLPRHRQSLRARFARMVRLHSQRRALGALDAHLLQDIGVSAEDARIEAARPAWDAPDHWQG is encoded by the coding sequence ATGTCCCTCATGGATCTCGCATTTCCCCTGCCCCGCCATCGCCAATCGCTCCGAGCGCGCTTTGCCCGCATGGTACGGCTGCACAGCCAGCGTCGGGCCTTGGGCGCGCTCGACGCACATTTGCTGCAGGATATCGGCGTTAGCGCCGAAGACGCACGGATCGAAGCCGCGCGCCCGGCCTGGGATGCCCCCGATCACTGGCAGGGCTGA
- a CDS encoding D-amino acid aminotransferase, producing the protein MTDATFTHAAEEDARNETVQLWLNGKLVPRAEATVSIYDSGFMLGDGIWEGLRLYNGKWAFLDAHIARLFEAAKAIDLDIGLSAEDIVDALEKTRTANGMQTDAHARLMVTRGVKTRPFQHPGLSRSGPTIAIIMEHSKPQIARPIRLATVPHIRGLPMSQDPKLNSHSKLNCILACIAAEKAGADEALMLDVHGFVNTTNACNFFIVRKGEVWTSTGDYCMNGITRGQVIDICRTEGIPVFEKNFSLTETYSAEEAFLTGSFGAQTPVSEIDGRRIGDGELGPLTKRIRAAYMQRVSA; encoded by the coding sequence ATGACCGACGCAACCTTTACCCATGCCGCGGAAGAGGATGCGCGCAACGAGACGGTTCAGCTCTGGCTCAACGGGAAATTGGTGCCGCGGGCGGAGGCGACCGTTTCGATCTATGATTCCGGCTTCATGTTGGGGGACGGCATCTGGGAGGGCCTGCGCCTCTATAACGGGAAATGGGCGTTTCTCGACGCCCATATCGCGCGGCTCTTCGAGGCAGCCAAGGCGATCGATCTCGACATCGGCCTGAGCGCGGAGGACATCGTGGATGCGTTGGAAAAAACCCGGACAGCCAATGGGATGCAGACCGATGCTCATGCACGATTAATGGTAACGCGCGGGGTCAAAACCCGGCCGTTCCAGCACCCCGGCCTGTCCCGCTCAGGCCCGACCATCGCGATCATCATGGAGCATTCGAAGCCCCAAATCGCGCGTCCGATCCGGCTGGCAACCGTGCCGCATATCAGGGGGCTGCCGATGAGCCAGGATCCCAAGCTCAATTCCCATTCAAAGCTGAACTGCATCCTCGCCTGCATCGCGGCCGAAAAGGCCGGGGCGGATGAAGCCTTGATGCTGGACGTGCACGGGTTCGTGAATACGACGAATGCCTGCAACTTCTTCATCGTGCGAAAGGGCGAGGTTTGGACCTCCACCGGGGATTATTGCATGAACGGTATCACAAGGGGCCAGGTGATCGATATCTGTCGTACGGAAGGCATCCCGGTCTTCGAGAAAAACTTCTCCCTGACAGAGACTTACAGCGCGGAGGAGGCGTTCCTGACCGGCTCTTTCGGGGCGCAGACACCGGTTTCCGAGATCGATGGACGCCGCATCGGAGATGGCGAGCTTGGCCCGCTGACCAAACGCATTCGGGCCGCCTATATGCAGCGGGTGAGCGCATGA
- a CDS encoding Bax inhibitor-1/YccA family protein, with protein sequence MAEYRTVRTGAAAGARSAQIDEGLRAHMNKVYGTMSVGMFLTFLVAWAVGSSPQLLGIFRDPATLQPNILGWIVMFAPLIMVFAFGAAINRLSAAGAQTFFYVFAAVMGLSLSWIFVAFTGISIAQVFLVTSISFAGLSLFGYTTKKDLSGWGTFLMMGVIGLVVASIVNIFLQSPAIMFAISILGVLIFAGLTAYDTQSIKNEYIEHARHADQEWLGKSAIMGALRLYLDFINMFMFLLQLFGNRE encoded by the coding sequence ATGGCTGAATACAGAACCGTTCGAACCGGCGCCGCCGCCGGCGCGCGTTCGGCTCAGATCGATGAGGGCCTGCGCGCCCATATGAACAAGGTCTACGGCACGATGTCCGTGGGCATGTTCCTGACCTTCCTTGTGGCCTGGGCCGTTGGCTCCAGCCCGCAATTGCTGGGTATCTTCCGCGACCCTGCCACGCTCCAACCCAATATCCTGGGCTGGATCGTCATGTTCGCGCCCCTCATCATGGTGTTCGCCTTCGGCGCCGCGATCAACCGGCTGTCCGCGGCTGGCGCGCAGACATTCTTCTACGTCTTCGCCGCCGTGATGGGTCTGTCGCTGTCCTGGATCTTCGTCGCCTTCACCGGCATTTCGATCGCGCAGGTCTTCCTCGTGACCTCGATCTCCTTCGCGGGCCTGTCGCTCTTCGGCTACACCACGAAGAAGGATCTGTCCGGCTGGGGCACCTTCCTGATGATGGGTGTGATCGGCCTTGTTGTGGCGTCGATCGTCAACATCTTCCTGCAGAGCCCGGCGATCATGTTCGCGATCTCGATCCTCGGCGTGCTGATCTTCGCGGGTCTGACCGCGTATGATACGCAGTCGATCAAGAACGAGTATATCGAGCATGCCCGCCACGCCGATCAGGAATGGCTTGGCAAGTCGGCGATCATGGGCGCGCTCCGCCTGTATCTCGACTTCATCAACATGTTCATGTTCCTGCTGCAGCTGTTCGGCAATCGCGAATAA
- the mgtE gene encoding magnesium transporter → MVHEPDIAPEPEVPEDDAYALSPRTIAAILEAVEAGDRDALVSLMEPLHAADIADMLEQIDAPDRAALIRLYDQEFDGEILTELDEGIREEVIRILRPEVLADAVRELDSDDVVDLLEDLEAEQRDSILGALTDRDRLAIEQSLEFPEYSAGRLMQREVVMAPEHWSVGEAIDYMRATEDLPDQFYHIILVDPRMKPVGKVQLGKLMSSPRATKLAEITDASFHVIPVSRPEADVAYAFNQYHLISAPVVDENERLVGVITIDDAMMVLDEEHEEDILRLAGVGEESSLSDSAVETTKQRFPWLAVNLATAILASLVIAQFEAAIAQITALAVLMPIVASMGGNAGTQSLTVAVRALATRDLTGSNAWRVIRREAAVGLIMGVAFAIVMGIVGLIWFGSPALGWVIFAAMIINMVAAALAGIGIPIVLEKLKVDPALASGTFVTTVTDVVGFFAFLGLASAVLL, encoded by the coding sequence ATGGTGCACGAGCCCGATATCGCCCCTGAGCCCGAGGTCCCGGAGGACGACGCCTATGCGCTGTCGCCGCGCACGATTGCCGCAATTCTCGAGGCGGTCGAGGCGGGGGACCGCGACGCGCTCGTGTCGCTCATGGAGCCGCTTCATGCCGCCGATATCGCCGACATGCTCGAGCAGATCGACGCGCCCGACCGCGCGGCGCTGATCCGGCTTTACGACCAGGAATTCGACGGCGAAATCCTGACCGAACTCGATGAAGGCATCCGCGAGGAAGTCATCCGTATCCTGCGGCCCGAGGTTCTGGCCGATGCGGTGCGCGAGCTCGATTCGGACGACGTGGTCGACCTCTTGGAAGACCTCGAGGCGGAGCAGCGCGACTCCATCCTGGGCGCGCTGACCGACCGCGACCGCCTCGCCATCGAGCAGTCGCTGGAATTCCCGGAATATTCCGCGGGCCGCCTCATGCAGCGCGAAGTGGTCATGGCGCCCGAGCATTGGAGCGTGGGCGAGGCCATCGACTACATGCGCGCCACCGAGGATCTGCCGGACCAGTTCTACCACATCATCCTGGTCGACCCGCGCATGAAGCCCGTGGGCAAGGTGCAGCTCGGCAAGCTCATGTCGTCGCCGCGCGCGACCAAACTGGCCGAGATCACCGATGCCAGCTTCCATGTGATCCCGGTCTCCCGGCCCGAAGCCGACGTGGCCTATGCCTTCAACCAGTACCACCTGATCTCGGCGCCGGTGGTGGACGAAAACGAACGGCTCGTGGGTGTGATCACCATCGATGACGCGATGATGGTCCTCGATGAAGAACACGAGGAAGACATCCTGCGCCTTGCCGGTGTGGGTGAGGAAAGTTCCCTGTCGGACAGTGCCGTCGAGACGACGAAACAGCGCTTTCCCTGGCTCGCAGTGAACCTCGCGACCGCGATCCTGGCCTCGCTGGTGATCGCGCAGTTCGAAGCGGCCATCGCGCAGATCACGGCCCTTGCGGTCCTGATGCCGATCGTGGCCTCCATGGGCGGCAATGCGGGCACGCAATCGCTGACCGTGGCCGTGCGCGCGCTGGCCACGCGCGATCTGACCGGGTCCAACGCCTGGCGGGTCATCCGGCGCGAGGCGGCGGTGGGCCTGATCATGGGCGTGGCCTTCGCCATCGTCATGGGCATCGTCGGGCTGATCTGGTTCGGCTCGCCCGCGCTGGGCTGGGTCATTTTCGCGGCGATGATCATCAACATGGTCGCGGCCGCGCTGGCGGGGATCGGCATCCCCATCGTGCTGGAAAAGCTCAAAGTCGATCCGGCCCTGGCCTCGGGCACTTTCGTGACCACGGTGACGGATGTGGTGGGCTTCTTCGCGTTCCTCGGGCTCGCATCGGCTGTCTTGCTGTGA
- a CDS encoding helix-turn-helix domain-containing protein, which yields MTHPVDVHVGKRIRHRRWLVGMTQQQLAEKVGIKFQQIQKYETGANRVSASRLWDIADALDVPVSCFFEGIDETEEKSEDAAPNTKVPADILGDKEALDLVRSYYAIPENQRRRLFELARVLSDVA from the coding sequence ATGACACATCCCGTCGACGTCCATGTGGGAAAGCGAATCCGCCATCGCAGATGGCTCGTCGGCATGACGCAGCAGCAGCTCGCGGAAAAGGTCGGAATCAAGTTTCAGCAAATCCAGAAATACGAAACCGGTGCGAACCGTGTCTCCGCGTCCCGGCTTTGGGATATCGCCGATGCGCTTGACGTCCCGGTCAGCTGCTTCTTTGAAGGCATCGACGAGACCGAAGAGAAATCAGAAGATGCCGCGCCGAACACGAAAGTTCCCGCCGATATCCTCGGTGACAAGGAAGCGCTGGACCTCGTGCGGTCCTACTATGCCATTCCAGAAAACCAGCGGCGTCGCTTGTTTGAACTGGCACGGGTCCTGTCGGACGTCGCCTGA
- a CDS encoding HNH endonuclease signature motif containing protein has protein sequence MNKTDQLLRPENLDFLRACFDATKIDKGLLYWKERPRHHFKSKRNQTNFNNQYAGTLVGKNPCLKMPHIILGVTHPDLGPVRVMLHRLIWLLKYEEAPPKLIDHINRIPFDNRPSNLKAATPRENMENRMYSTGCTSYGDIQKTEEGNFRVSFFSSKGEPEFNLEFSSELLATTAINYLSFLYDRRYDVADGSGCGS, from the coding sequence ATGAATAAAACCGACCAACTACTACGCCCAGAGAACCTAGATTTCCTCAGGGCTTGCTTCGATGCAACCAAGATCGACAAAGGCCTCCTCTACTGGAAAGAGCGCCCCCGTCACCACTTCAAATCGAAGCGTAATCAGACCAACTTCAACAACCAATACGCGGGAACTCTTGTCGGCAAGAATCCTTGTCTTAAAATGCCACATATTATCCTCGGGGTAACTCATCCTGACTTAGGTCCGGTCCGAGTGATGCTTCATCGCCTTATCTGGCTTCTCAAATATGAAGAAGCCCCGCCCAAATTGATTGACCACATTAATCGTATCCCCTTCGATAATCGTCCCAGTAATCTCAAAGCGGCAACACCTCGGGAGAACATGGAAAACCGAATGTATAGCACGGGCTGCACCAGCTACGGCGATATTCAGAAAACGGAGGAAGGGAATTTCCGTGTCTCGTTCTTCTCGTCCAAGGGGGAGCCAGAGTTCAACCTAGAGTTCTCCAGTGAACTGTTAGCGACTACGGCAATCAATTACCTCTCGTTCCTCTACGATAGGCGCTACGATGTAGCGGACGGGTCGGGCTGTGGTTCATAG
- a CDS encoding NADPH:quinone oxidoreductase family protein — translation MRALLVETHDAPPQEAEIARPEPGSGDIRVRIEACGLNFADLLMVKGTYQDTPALPFVLGMEVAGVVDMVGSGVSHLAPGDRVAVFGGRGGLAEYGVFDAQRAVRLPDAMSAVDAAAFQIAYGTSHVALDHRARLQPGETLLVLGAAGGVGLTAVEIGKLMGATVIACARGADKLAVAERAGADHLIDAETADLRAEVKALGGADVVYDPVGGDQFKAAFRACNPEARLLPIGFASGDIPEIKANHLLVKNLSVMGLYWGGYLAFRPDIITKSLSTLMDWYTEGHLKPHVSHVLPLSEAAHGLELMRTRKSTGKVVIEIK, via the coding sequence ATGCGCGCGCTTCTTGTCGAAACCCATGATGCACCGCCGCAAGAAGCCGAAATCGCGCGGCCAGAACCCGGATCGGGAGACATTCGCGTCAGGATCGAGGCCTGCGGGCTGAACTTTGCTGACCTCCTGATGGTGAAGGGCACGTATCAGGACACGCCCGCCCTGCCCTTCGTTCTGGGGATGGAGGTTGCGGGCGTTGTTGACATGGTCGGAAGCGGCGTCTCGCATCTGGCGCCCGGCGACCGCGTTGCCGTCTTTGGTGGTCGGGGCGGGCTTGCCGAATACGGTGTCTTCGATGCGCAGCGCGCCGTGCGATTGCCGGACGCGATGAGTGCGGTCGATGCCGCCGCTTTCCAGATTGCCTATGGCACAAGCCATGTGGCGCTGGACCATCGCGCGCGGCTTCAACCGGGCGAAACGCTTCTGGTTCTGGGCGCGGCAGGCGGCGTGGGCCTTACCGCGGTCGAAATCGGAAAGCTGATGGGTGCCACCGTCATCGCCTGCGCCCGCGGGGCCGACAAGCTGGCCGTTGCTGAACGCGCGGGGGCCGACCACCTGATCGATGCCGAAACCGCCGATCTCAGGGCCGAGGTCAAGGCGCTTGGCGGGGCGGATGTGGTCTATGACCCCGTTGGGGGCGATCAATTCAAGGCCGCTTTCCGGGCCTGCAATCCCGAAGCGCGGCTCCTGCCGATCGGTTTTGCGTCGGGGGATATTCCCGAGATCAAGGCGAACCATCTTCTGGTGAAGAACCTGTCTGTCATGGGCCTTTATTGGGGTGGCTACCTGGCCTTTCGCCCAGACATCATCACCAAAAGCCTGTCGACGCTGATGGATTGGTACACTGAGGGGCACCTCAAGCCGCATGTCAGCCACGTCCTGCCCTTGTCGGAGGCGGCCCACGGGTTGGAATTGATGCGGACCCGGAAATCGACCGGCAAGGTCGTGATCGAGATCAAGTGA
- the hisN gene encoding histidinol-phosphatase, which yields MTPPNSEIGQSRIQDTADALADAARAAVLPLFRSAGLATDNKLADGFDPVTEADRAAERAMREILADRHPDDGILGEEYGHAPGRSGRTWVLDPIDGTRGFLCGTPTWGVLIALSSADRVLYGVIDQPFTKERFCGGLGRADVSGPQGRHKLRVRQTTDLADARLMTTFPEIGMPAERTAFERVATRTKLTRYGMDCYAYALLATGQIDLVIEAGLNAYDIQAPIGVIEAAGGIVTNWDGGPALHGGTVLAAATPELHRAAQTLLMG from the coding sequence ATGACGCCACCCAACTCCGAAATCGGTCAATCCCGGATCCAGGACACAGCGGACGCGCTAGCGGATGCCGCCCGCGCAGCGGTCTTGCCGCTCTTCCGGTCAGCGGGATTGGCAACCGATAACAAACTGGCAGACGGCTTCGATCCCGTCACCGAGGCCGACCGCGCCGCGGAACGCGCGATGCGCGAGATCCTCGCAGACCGCCATCCTGACGATGGGATCCTTGGCGAGGAATATGGGCACGCGCCGGGCCGGAGTGGTCGCACATGGGTGCTCGATCCCATTGACGGGACCCGCGGCTTCCTTTGCGGCACGCCGACCTGGGGCGTTTTGATCGCGCTCTCGTCCGCAGATCGCGTCCTCTATGGGGTCATCGACCAGCCTTTCACCAAAGAACGGTTCTGCGGTGGCCTCGGTCGGGCGGATGTGAGCGGGCCGCAGGGACGCCACAAACTGCGCGTGCGCCAGACCACCGATCTTGCCGATGCTCGCCTGATGACGACCTTTCCCGAAATCGGCATGCCTGCGGAGCGCACAGCCTTCGAGCGGGTCGCGACGCGGACCAAACTCACCCGTTACGGGATGGATTGCTACGCCTACGCACTTCTGGCGACGGGTCAGATTGACCTCGTCATAGAGGCCGGTTTGAATGCCTATGACATCCAGGCGCCCATCGGCGTGATCGAAGCGGCGGGTGGCATTGTCACGAACTGGGACGGCGGACCGGCGCTCCATGGCGGCACGGTTCTGGCCGCGGCGACGCCCGAGTTGCACCGCGCAGCGCAAACCCTGCTGATGGGGTAG
- a CDS encoding 8-oxoguanine deaminase, with protein sequence MGEWLLRNPDHILTMDDQKSERTGQDIRIRDGVIAEIGPDLRTSGEIVDAAGCVITPGLVNTHHHLYQSLTRAVPGAQDALLFGWLQKLYPIWAHMGPEDMRISALTGLAELALSGCTLTSDHLYLFPNGARLDDTIDAAREIGLRFHPTRGAMSIGQSAGGLPPDSLVEAETAILEDTIRVIDRFHDPEPGAMIRVGVAPCSPFSVSRELMRDAALLARDKGVMLHTHLAENDEDVSYSLATFGCRPGQYAEDLGWTGPDVWHAHCVKLDAGEIDLFARTRTGIAHCPCSNCRLGSGIAPVRAMRDAGVRVGLGVDGSASNDAGNLVSEARMAMLLQRVSKGADAMSAREALWIATRGGAEVLGREDCGRIAVGARADIAVWDVSGIEAAGSWDPAALLLAGPTRVRDLFVEGRQIVRGGQITTIDLAATITEQNRRARRLAETL encoded by the coding sequence ATGGGCGAATGGCTCCTGCGCAATCCCGATCACATCCTGACGATGGACGATCAGAAATCTGAACGCACGGGCCAGGATATCCGCATTCGCGATGGCGTCATTGCCGAAATCGGTCCAGATCTCCGGACATCAGGCGAGATTGTCGATGCGGCGGGCTGCGTTATCACACCGGGTCTCGTGAACACGCATCATCACCTGTACCAAAGCTTGACCCGGGCTGTTCCCGGCGCGCAGGATGCGCTGCTTTTCGGATGGTTGCAGAAGCTCTATCCCATTTGGGCACACATGGGGCCCGAGGACATGCGCATCTCGGCGCTCACGGGATTGGCGGAACTGGCGCTGTCGGGATGTACGCTCACCTCCGACCATCTCTACCTGTTTCCGAACGGGGCGCGGCTCGACGATACGATCGACGCGGCGCGCGAGATCGGCCTGCGGTTTCATCCAACGCGGGGGGCGATGTCCATCGGGCAAAGCGCGGGCGGGCTGCCGCCGGACAGCCTTGTGGAGGCCGAGACGGCAATTCTCGAGGATACCATCCGGGTGATCGACCGCTTCCATGATCCCGAACCGGGCGCGATGATCCGAGTGGGGGTCGCCCCCTGTTCGCCTTTCTCGGTCAGCCGCGAATTGATGCGAGACGCCGCACTGCTCGCGCGGGACAAGGGCGTAATGCTGCACACGCACCTGGCTGAAAACGACGAGGATGTGTCTTACAGCCTTGCCACCTTCGGCTGCCGTCCCGGCCAATATGCGGAGGATCTGGGATGGACCGGACCGGATGTCTGGCACGCGCATTGCGTGAAGCTCGATGCGGGCGAGATTGATCTCTTTGCCCGCACGCGCACCGGTATCGCCCATTGTCCCTGTTCGAATTGTCGCCTCGGATCCGGCATCGCGCCGGTCCGGGCCATGCGGGACGCGGGCGTCCGGGTCGGGCTCGGCGTGGATGGGTCGGCCTCGAACGATGCGGGCAACCTCGTCTCCGAGGCGCGGATGGCGATGCTGTTGCAGCGTGTCTCGAAAGGTGCGGATGCGATGAGCGCGCGGGAGGCGCTCTGGATCGCGACGCGCGGGGGGGCGGAGGTGCTGGGCCGAGAGGATTGCGGCCGCATCGCGGTCGGTGCCCGCGCCGATATCGCGGTCTGGGATGTTTCGGGCATCGAGGCTGCGGGCAGTTGGGACCCGGCCGCCTTGCTTCTGGCCGGTCCGACCCGCGTGCGCGATCTCTTCGTGGAAGGACGTCAGATCGTGCGGGGCGGGCAGATCACCACCATCGACCTCGCCGCCACCATCACCGAGCAGAACCGCCGCGCGCGCCGCCTTGCCGAAACGCTCTAG
- a CDS encoding LysR family transcriptional regulator, with translation MRNLDLTTLRSFAAVADNGGVTSAARMLNLTQSAVSMQIKRLEDLLGLTLLERAGRGVALTASGEQLLGYARRMIALNDEVYALLTHDALEGEITLGVPEDILYPVVPRAMKAFAASFPRMRVQLLTFSTFNLKEKYAAGEIDIILTTEEEAQGETLSEAPLRWYGAPDGTAWRQRPLPYAQARICAFRAAVIRHLDAENIPWFQVIDTDSDRSIEATVSADLGVMALIEGHAPPQLEEIDTGGALPDLGTTKINLYAARSTTGPAAALVDLLRTGFAAI, from the coding sequence ATGCGTAATCTCGATCTGACAACTCTGCGCTCGTTTGCAGCCGTCGCCGATAATGGCGGGGTGACGAGCGCGGCGCGCATGCTGAATTTGACGCAGTCCGCCGTGTCCATGCAGATCAAGCGTCTTGAGGATCTTCTGGGCCTGACGCTTCTGGAACGCGCCGGTCGTGGAGTGGCCTTGACCGCCTCCGGGGAGCAGCTTCTCGGCTATGCTCGGCGGATGATCGCGCTCAATGACGAGGTCTACGCGCTTCTGACGCATGATGCTCTTGAGGGGGAGATCACGCTCGGTGTGCCCGAGGATATCCTCTACCCCGTCGTGCCGCGTGCCATGAAGGCGTTTGCCGCAAGTTTCCCGCGTATGCGCGTGCAATTGCTGACCTTTTCAACTTTCAATCTGAAGGAGAAATATGCCGCTGGTGAGATCGACATCATCCTGACGACGGAAGAGGAGGCGCAGGGCGAGACGCTCAGCGAAGCCCCGCTGCGCTGGTATGGTGCGCCGGACGGGACTGCCTGGCGGCAAAGGCCGCTGCCATACGCGCAGGCACGGATCTGCGCCTTCCGGGCCGCTGTCATCCGGCATCTCGATGCCGAAAATATCCCGTGGTTTCAGGTCATTGATACCGATAGCGACCGCTCGATCGAGGCCACGGTATCGGCCGATCTCGGTGTCATGGCGCTCATTGAGGGGCATGCGCCGCCGCAGCTGGAAGAAATCGATACCGGCGGTGCGCTGCCCGATCTCGGTACGACGAAGATCAACCTCTATGCCGCGCGTTCGACCACCGGACCAGCTGCAGCGCTCGTCGATCTGCTGCGTACAGGGTTTGCGGCGATCTAG
- the guaD gene encoding guanine deaminase: MNEQTLISGRVLIWDGAPMTEGPGAARIEPDWAVLIEGGKVAALGPAGALRSTHPQAAETRYGSDLICPGFVDPHVHYPQTRIIASWGKRLIDWLETYTFPEEMRFGDPAYARAVADSYLDLTLAAGTTTVSSYCTSHPASVDAFFEAAAARGQRVFAGKTCMDRNAPEALCDTAQSALDDSAALLARWHGVGRASYVITPRFSPTSSPEQLEALGALWAAHPDCLMQTHLSEQTDEIAWVRTLYPGARDYLDTYEQFGLLGPGGLYGHAIHLEPREVDRLAEVGAALIHCPTSNTFIGSGLFDMAGLVARGLRVGLATDTGGGSSFSMLRTMAAAYEIGQLRGRALHAAELLWLATAGSADTLGMTGVIGTIAEGAEADLTVLDLASTPAIAQRADRAEDAWEEVFATIMMGDDRAVRDVWVGGRRV; this comes from the coding sequence ATGAACGAACAAACCTTGATAAGCGGTCGGGTGTTGATCTGGGACGGCGCGCCCATGACGGAGGGGCCCGGCGCCGCGCGGATCGAGCCCGATTGGGCGGTTCTGATCGAAGGCGGCAAGGTCGCTGCACTCGGCCCGGCAGGTGCGTTGCGCAGCACCCATCCGCAGGCCGCCGAGACGCGCTACGGCTCCGACCTGATCTGCCCCGGCTTCGTCGATCCGCATGTGCATTACCCGCAGACCCGCATCATCGCGAGCTGGGGCAAGCGGCTGATCGACTGGCTTGAGACATATACCTTCCCCGAGGAGATGCGGTTTGGCGATCCGGCCTATGCCCGGGCGGTGGCCGACAGCTATCTCGACCTGACGCTGGCCGCGGGCACGACCACCGTCTCGAGCTATTGCACATCGCATCCCGCTTCGGTCGATGCCTTTTTCGAGGCGGCCGCCGCGCGGGGACAACGGGTGTTCGCGGGCAAGACCTGCATGGACCGAAACGCACCCGAAGCGCTTTGCGACACCGCTCAAAGCGCTTTGGATGACAGTGCGGCCCTGCTTGCGCGTTGGCACGGGGTTGGTCGGGCCTCCTACGTCATCACGCCGCGCTTCTCGCCCACCTCCTCGCCGGAGCAGCTGGAGGCGCTCGGAGCGCTTTGGGCCGCACATCCCGACTGCCTGATGCAGACCCATCTGTCCGAACAGACCGATGAAATCGCCTGGGTCCGCACGCTCTATCCCGGGGCGCGCGATTACCTCGATACCTATGAGCAATTCGGTCTGCTCGGGCCCGGCGGGCTCTACGGCCATGCCATCCATCTTGAACCGCGGGAGGTGGACCGGCTGGCTGAGGTTGGCGCGGCGCTCATCCATTGCCCGACCTCCAACACGTTCATCGGATCGGGATTGTTCGACATGGCGGGGCTTGTCGCGCGCGGTCTGCGCGTGGGACTGGCCACCGATACAGGCGGCGGATCATCTTTTTCGATGCTGCGCACCATGGCCGCGGCCTACGAGATCGGACAGCTGCGCGGCCGCGCACTTCATGCGGCCGAGCTTCTGTGGCTCGCCACCGCGGGATCGGCGGACACCCTCGGCATGACCGGTGTGATCGGGACGATCGCGGAGGGCGCCGAGGCGGATCTGACGGTCCTCGACCTCGCCTCCACGCCTGCCATCGCGCAGCGAGCAGATCGGGCCGAAGATGCCTGGGAAGAGGTCTTCGCAACCATCATGATGGGCGATGACCGGGCCGTGCGCGATGTCTGGGTCGGTGGGCGCCGCGTCTAG